GTTAGCATAAATAAACTGTCTTTGAGAAACATAAACGCCCTTAGCAGAAATACAATACTGTGAATGTGATACAGTATTCCAATAGAATATTTAACGAATTGGCGTTTTTGTAATAGTATCCATGCCTTTATTACATAGGTTTAAAATGAGACAATTGCTTCGCATTGTATAAAAGTCACCGAAGAAAACACTCTTCTTCCAATATAAAGCGAAATGTAGGAAATACAAAAGAGATTGAGCTATATAATAAAGTAGATAAACTGGCGTAGGTTGCTGCAAGTTTTGCCTTAAGACGCGCATCACATTTGTGTCGAATACGTTGTGTTTGCAGTTATGCTGATCGTTGAATATATGCTGTTGGGAAACTTTTTCACTCGCTTCTCTCTATAGCGCTACCTCGCGCCAAGGTCAATAATTCGGCTCATACAAAATATCGTCCACGCGGTAACGCTCGTGAGCCCGACGTGTAAGGCCTTTCGCATTGTTCCTAGCAAACCAACAATCAACCATTCCGTCGCCAGATGGTCTCCTTTTGGTCGTCCTAATAACTTGTCCCATCTGCTCACTAAAACAAAGCATAACAAGTTTAGACTCCGCGATTGTATAAACtacatagtactgtggggtaagatgggacacctttagcacatagtattcaGTTATCCCGAtggtgctttaaacaattaacaacggcctacggtagtcgtgaggatgcagttttataattcattgactcttttttatttactaccaaattggacgagacaATAGTAtgaaaggtgtctcatcttttcccaccctactatattattgttaCTTGGTTTACCCTACCATGCCCGGAAAACGAGGCACGCTACTTTTTCTGTAAAGTAGTTAATTTGGATCACTAATAAAAACctttttccaattaaaaattgatttgTTTTCTGTCGAAGCCCAGATTTagtaatatttatgttaattgATTACCcaaattaatatatacatattagaCCGTATATACCGCTCATGACATCGAACAGATGTTTTTAATgacataatttatatttttctatttaaatatctaGACGTTGTTTtagcaatttattttttaatcagaCTTAGCTCTTTTAACAGAttagaaattttgtttttcatgaTGCATTCATTAGCGGGGTATACGTCATATAGACTTAAAATTCAAGCCAGGCTAATTGTCCccaaaatcaattaaaatatatcctACTCGATCCGAATAACAGCGTCGTCTGTCGAATCACCGTCCAATAGCATAACATGACTGTTAAGGAATTGACCGATAACACCGTCCACTTGCTCCCCGAACCTAAAGTCACTGCTACGCACCGCTAGGTCCACGTGATCTGCTGAAAACTGATGTCTGTTGTTTCGGCGGCAAatcacctaaaaaaatatagaatactttttataaaaaataatataaaaaatttggggggggggattttattataaaaaacagcAGGAAATAATATTTGCCAGAACTTTAGGTGcaaatatagtaaaaaaactttggctTAAATTTCGTATCCAATGCTGGCCGTGGGACTTTACCATATAGAAGACCAAGACGGCGTTTAATTCTGTGTAGCAGGCTTTTGTGGCATATCTTGCGGCCATGAAAAGCCGGTATACAAGGAAAATTTCGTGAGGCTGAAAAGATTCCCGGGTACGATTAAGTATTTACAATTATAGAAACCTCCATTCACGAATACGATTTAATTTCACTCGACCGGTTAAGTCCCAAAATTGAACACAAAGACCTCAACATTATTTATCTAGTGGATTTTTATTATATGATGCCAAAATAGAACGCAGTGAAAGTAACGGCACGAATAATTTAGCTTTCGAGGCTAAATGACCGTGGGCAAAAATTCCGTACTTGTTAATCTTCAAGCAAATAAAGACAAACAACCTTATGAGTGCATGATGCGGGCATTTCGGCGTTAACAAGTTCAAGCTGTTAACAACGGGTCGTTAGCACGTCTTTGCTTTTGTTGGTCCACCATACATCAGCAATAATCTTTTTGATAAGCAAGGTGAAATAAGGTTCTAACGATCGAGTTTCACCTCACGTTCAATTATTGGaagtaaaataaagttcaCCGAAAGATTAGATGAACTCTGCTaatctatagtagggtgaggaagctggaacactttttcattacattttctcgtcccatttggcagtaaaccaaacacatttaaaaaattataaattgtatttttacgaGTCCCATACaccgtggttaattgtttaaaacatgatcagggtATTTCGATATTACGATCGcgaaaattaatgtttttttggcgGATCACTTTTGTAGGCTTGTCAGATTACATCCGCGTTTTCagcattttaatttaagcGTTTGCAGCAgggcaatattttattttatggcaatatttattatatttcgaATATAATAAGCGACCCAAATGCTTTGGTTAATTTTGACGTAATCTATATGAAAGCGAAATAAAACCAGCTGTGTATTAGTTGGTATACACAGAAATTTTAAAGCCGACTATTTCAAGCTGACgacttttaattattttatacataaaaatgagcTATTTAAAAGTGACCATTTTCAATTATGTTATACgccatttaaatatttcatatttttgccAGGTCTTCTTTTGCGTCTTTTAATCTAGCTAGGCCACCTGGACAGTATACCTTTTAtatattcaaacaaatatGTAAGCTATTTCGTTTTCcgaattaatttataataaaggaAAACCTCTggataattaaattaaaatttccgAAGTTCTTTGAAAGTCTATTCTTACACACAGTGAGTTATCACTCCGTAACCGCCGCGGGCAAATTATAGATTCCGTGCGATTACCTCTGACATTATACCTTACAACCAATATTTATTACGTACAATATGCTTTGTAATACTTTATCTTGCGCAATTCTGAACACCGGGTTTCGATTTATCACAGAACTGAATCAGATGTGTCTACATGTGACATGATAAGACATAACTGGGGGTTTGAAGTTATATAAGTGTGGCCACAAATTGAGTCTGCTTGGTACATGGCACCAATGTcacttaaaaacaacaactatgAGTTTGCTGTTATGAATTTGATGACGAATTTTCGAAGTCCTACAAAGTGGGAAAAATAGGGTAATGACGTAAGAGACTGAAGACAGTTTCTCATTAAAAATCCGCAACGTCATAATCACGTCACCATAATGACGAaatccgtgacgtcatttgaTTGATAGCAATAAGTCGGTCGGAATTTTCGGCCAAATCCGCTAATAATATTTGTGGTACTTTCCACAGTATAACAATGTATCAAAAGTAGACCGGCCGTCTCGGGAAATTACAAGAGCATTATAATTCTCTATCTGATGCCTGTCGGCTTCCAAGTGCCCGGGGCCCAGGTCCAAAGTTCAAAACCCATCCTACAACGCAATATGCCCTTGTTTagagtttttgtatttttgaacaaaatgtaaatttgttttctgtactTTTACTCTACCACACTAATACCATGGCTGGTACGGTTAAAGTTACCATGCGTTGCATAATATGAATCGCTAGCTGTTTGACAAGGGAAAAGGGGATTACTCGAAAATTGATGACAGAATTTCGATAAGCGCATTAACATTACCGCAATACAATATAGCGCATTGTATATGAACTGTTCGGAATTTCGAAGTCTAAACTAAATCAACCTGTTGAAATGTTGATGCTGTACTTAGTCTGCTATGACGGCATTGTGACAACATAATACCACAGGCATTAGGAACGCCTCCCGGCGAAGGCATAGTGATTTACAACTGCCATAGTTTCAACGTTAAAAAACCGCGGCAATTCGTTCGTGCTCTTCCCAAAATAGGCGGCAAAAACTCCGACCCGATTGTAACAATAAATCTGCCAATCGTTCCGTCGTCATAGTCTCTGCCTACGTTTTTTCGAAACCGAAAGGGTAAACTGGATATTGCCCAAAAGTCTATACTGATTTTGACGAGCAACGAAAGTTGCAGCTCCTCTCGGAATACGTAACCACAAGTCAACCAGCGTATATGATATATGGTCGAACGGAGTAATATGTGTCATCATGGCGCTCTGATTTCATCATGCGTAGCTGGAATCGTGTCCGAAATAAACGAGTCtcattttgaacaaaaaccGCAATGGAGAATCTACCGGATAACTCTTTTTAGACGAAGCCGCGAAATGGCACCGGTGTGACGTGTGCGAAGACGGCGggaaaaaggttttaaaaaccaGGTATAAATACCTCGGATTTCCTCTCCGGAAGCACATATTTTGTTCAACCACTTTATTAGAGgaactgaaaaaaatcaagttcagGAAAATGGATCGGTCAATGCGACACCTTCTTCTTCTCGGGTGCTTTctttttgttctgtttattGTTTCTTCTGAGGCGAAAACTTTTAGATTGAGAGGGCTGGTTAGAAGTCGGAGAAATCCAAATAAAGTTATACGGAGACAACTAGGAGCTTTAAATTCACGCATACTGCTCAGAAGGTAGGCCTAAGGAGATTTTTTTCCTAGTTTATTTCTTCTAAGATTTTGATTCTATAATACagttttccaaaattttaattttataatttacttttttaacttttttagtatatatttCCCCtaaaatttttctatttttcctACGATTTTGATTCATATAGTTTATTTCTTCcaaaatgacattttattttttgccgCGATTTTGattcaacattttgtttccttttttaaaaaaattaatcaattttaattttctagaGGGGGGAAATTTCGCATACAAAAATGCGGTCCCATCCTGGGCACGGCGTGTGCGGAGTTGGCGAACCACTGCCATTCGTCAGTTTTATCAAAACGAAGTATTACTGATAAAGGTGAGACTATTTACGTTAAACGAATAGGTGtttatgtaacttgctttattcttgtgGGGccggaaacaacagtcgttataacacgagtttgttcgttccatacacctcgtgccagcttacgagttaccacctatggACCTTTGTAGACATTTTATGTACGGCGGATAATTTAGACAGCCCATAATCACTGGGTTGGCCCGATTTTctttaagtgttttgctcAAGGAACTTGCGCCACAAAgggtagcaacgtcgagcctcgaacccgtcaCCGCCGGGCTAGAGTAACTTTTAAGAATATAAATCATGGTATAAAATTGGCTGTAATTATCTTACATATTCTGGAATACGAGCTTCAATAGGATTGAGCAATTATAGCCCAACATGACAATGCGTATTCTAATATCACAGATCAAAAGCCGCAACTACCAGCTTTCCGCAAACGAATGGCGAAGAAGCTGAAACGAAGCCGTAGGCGAAGGCGATGTCGCCAAAAGAAGAATTGCAGGAAACGAAAAACTTTACGCCGGGTGCAGAAACCCAAGCAGCCACTCAAGGTCACATGCGGAGTCTGCCGGAGTTATTGCTGGTAATGCGACCATGTGTATTCTCGTCACGTTTCACTGTATAGCTTCGGGCAGTAATGAAGAATTCATCCTCATTTGAACCCAACACCCAAGAGCGAAATTATTGAAAAGACTCTTAAAAGTCGATGCAGTTCTGTCTTTGCGCCCGTTGTGTTGTGTTTTCATATTAATTATGCTGTTACctcattaatttatttgtcgTTTTCCGTTCTCACCTGTCATCGACTTtatatgaatgtaatataatgaatgaatgaatgaatgatacaacataatttatcctcgtggtcggaaagcgacagtcgttataactcgggTGTTTATAcgtctcgtgccagcttacgagttaccatactTTGTGAgtgctttttttataatttggacaacccattagtgaccactgggttgaagcaattgccgttaagtctcttttccaaggacacatacgcccccgatggtagcagcgacgagccttaaaccctaTACATTAACGCCAGACCGTACTTGTCTCCGCATCTATTTACATGTTTTGACAAAACTAGTTGAAAAACCGTTTCTTGTATCGACAGCCGTGTGATGCTAATCCATCACGATTGTTGCTGCCAGCAACTGGGCCTGTTGTTACCTGCCACAGTAACGTATACATAAGGTGTCATGGCCATGTAATGTCTAATTGATTGACCACAGATGGCCGTACTTTCCAAGCCATATTTCTAGCATTCCAATATAACAGAAAGGCGTCTTCAAAGCGTGCCGTATGCAAGATTCCAATGATCAAATTTCACTAAGTGATAATTACCAACTTGTAATAAGTGATCCGATCACAATATATGATACATACCACTGGAACCGTGTAATTTTGGTGACCTGATTAGCAATTTCGGTGACTTGGTTTGACAAATAAACTTGACAAGTCACCACCGAACGAATGAGAAACTTTTTGTTAAGATTAAATTAGTGATCGCCTCATATCGGCATTTACAATTCCTGAGGCTATGCGTGGCTTGCTTGTAATTTATCTTtgatttacaataaacaccGCGGCCTGCCTGCTTAAACGACGGCAGATTATCTAAATACGACGCTCCTGCCTTCTGTGCTTGTAAAATCAATCGACTACTtcgttaaaaacattaaagcgTCACTGGCATCTGCCACACTCTGTCAAACATAAGTTAAGCCATAATCTAGTATTGcaatatttctaataaaattttaagcgcaaaaatattgttaacagtgcaaaaaaaaataataaacttacttGAAAGTTTAACCCGTCAATCACTATATCAATGCGAGCATGTGTATTAGTAATACCATGCATCTGGAAAGTGATCCCTTTTCGCCGAAACGTCATAGGTGACGTCACAGGGAGCGTGAACGGTTGAGCACCCACGGGCATAAACGTTACGTTGTATGGCCGCACCTGCAAAACGCATCACAGTTTGAACAGTTGTATGTTTCATGTAAATTGAATTCAAGTTATGCAAATgagttaaaataacatattttgaatttaagaaataaaaaaacaaaaaaactttataatcgTTTCTTTGCTTAAAAGAGCGtcattatttgttaaaattaagcACACAATTATAAAAGATGGGATATAATTCGCTAACCATTTACTTCTTACTCCGAGTACAATACATTACTAATGAAAAATTTTCGAAAAAGTGTAAATCCAAAACTTAACGTTATCGCCACTTACCAAAATCTTAAAGTTTTTGTGTGGTATAACAATGTACAAGCTGGAAATATATGTTCGTTCTGTTTTCATTGAACCAGGAGGTGATTTGATCGCCACAATATCTCCATTTACCATCACTTTTGATACAGGATCATACAGAAGATTAAATATCTGTaaatacaagttaaaaaaataacatctgtaatttaaaaaagattaaatatttataagtaaaaaattaatatctgaaaaaaaaatgttgtaggataggggaagatggggcacctttagcacatattattcaattattctgtcatgttttaaactattaacagcggtctatgggagtcggtgggttacagttttataattttttaaatgttatttttgtttaccaccaaatgagacgagaaaatagaatgaaagatgtcccatcaTCCCCACCCACCTCAATAAAAGTAGTGTTTTAAACCGAAATTCCAACCCACCTCTCCATCCTCGCCATCCCAGTTAAAACAGAGGTTGATCTTCGGAGTAAGAGGAACAATAAAGTGAGGATCACCGGAAAATCCTCCCCTGGATCTCATTGAGGATTCGGGCGCATCAAACCGTAAAGAACTTGTAAACTCGGGTTTAAAACGATGATCTTCCGATACCAgcaacattttctttttcttcctAATCCTCTTCGCTTCTTCCTCCAGGCGTCTCTCCTCTTCCAAACGCTTCTTTTCCGCCTCTGCCTCTTTTCTAAGCTCCTCTTCAATCTTCCGTCGATCTTCAGGTCGAACCACGACGAGTGACGTCAGAGGAGTAACGAAATTGTGACTAAAAGGCGATAATataattgtgaaaaaaaatagaactgTAAATAATCAATTTTGAATCACggtttagtatagtagggtcggggaagatggggcataattcattatattatgtgctaaaggtgtcccatattcccccaccctactacatggTGAATTTTGTTAGCATTAAATTGCTAGAACTTGTTGGCAACGCAACGTTGTCTGAGTTGTTAGATTGAATGGCCGAGTACAATTTATTTACCCTTTGCGTAATTTTTAACCCCACGTAGTTTATTTAACCCACGTATTTCTTTAACCTCACGTGGTAATTAACTTCACGTGGTATATTTAACCCCACGTGGTATTTACCCCCACGTGGTATTTAACCCCACGTGGCGAACGATCGATTAAACAGCTCATTAGTGTTATTAGTTTAAACATCTGGTCAGGGACAATTGGGTTGTAGTAATGTCCGTTAAATTATTTCCCCCAAACACACTTTCATAAATTATACCAACAACCTGTTTCGAACCCGCTACCCATCGACCACGATGTGAGCACCTCACCTCGGGAGCCACTTCTCCGAAGAATTGCCAGATTTATTAGATTTTAAATGAGAGCTTTAAATATTGATACGTTTTCTTACCTAAGTGACATGTTCAAAGCTTCTTCTCTTAGTGACTTCTTTAATGTTTCATTCGGGGCAATGTTCGCGGAACGCAGCAACATTTTGACTTTCAAAAATGCCCACAAACGTTCCGTGAAATCTGGTATCTGTAGTAAAAACATACGAGTGTAAATATAGCTGTGGGGTAGAATGAATAtctttagcaaataatgtcTTCTACTTcttcatcgtgttttaaacaattaacaactctaTTTTAAAGTCGTAAGCAAACCGATATAtacttatgtaaatattctttcttaCCACCGAATAcgacaataaaagagaataaaaacatcaacATAGCCCCGTGTAACCAATATATACCTGGTGTGTTGACTCTGTTATACTAGAAGTCGCATCGGGATCAATATCGAAATCCATCTCGATTTCGTTTTCAAAAGATCGCCCTCGTAACTGTAACAGGACAGACACGTtataaattgattaaaatttaggacataaataaaaaatgttaaaaacgcAGGTTTAGAATGAACGAAAACTGATTTACCCTCTGCAACGGCAAaagttataatacgggtgttagTAGCGATGACCCCGTGTAACCATTACctactaaaaaaatgaaaacattaaccatcttaccccaatctactgtACCtagattaaataaacattactcCTATCCATCTTACCGTTCCAGTAATCTGTCTTCTTGGTCTGCTCTCTCCAAGTTCGTCCAATCCAGACAAATCTTCTCCCTCGAGTATTTTTCCAGCCACTACCATCTCAGTACCGGAAAACAAGATGTCTACGTCATTGGTGGTGACGTCACCAACTTTATCGGCGGCATATTCGATCGTGACGTCAGTGAGGACGGGTGCAGAAACTTCGTCGAAGAAATGTCGGAtctaaaaaaggtaaaacacagattaatttattttacaactttattaATCTAAATGACACCCGAATAGCATTTGTGATACTTTAAGGATTTATTatcaaacttaaaaaactatatattactGCGGGGTATGGTGTagtactgttagcacctaaatcccacgtgttttgaacaattaagtTTTTCTATAGAGTCGCGaagctacggttatataattctgtaaacatgctttgttttttactaccaaatgggaggaggaaaaaaagaattaaagtATGTCCACCCTTACTCCACCCAACTATACAGTAATTCAAactttctgttaaaaaaacgttttcttttattatttttcgtttttttttattatattaactcTGTCtactaaattattaaaaaaatcgaatCATTTTCTTAAACAGTTCAACTTACCTGTGTTGCGGCGTCCAAACTTTCAAAGACTCGTCTCGAGACCCCTCCGTTTAAGGCAGCAAGCTTCTCAAGGAACCGCATGTCGACCAAGGATCCGAACCCTATTGTATGAAGGTTGACTCTTCCTCCGTTGATCTTCTCAATCCTGGACGCGATGTCATCCGTTCCAACATCATCTTTAGTTGGTCTAGGataaaaatctttaataaaatgtGTTGGTGGCAGtttacaaaaattagaatagtataatagggtggggtaagatgggtatgttttattctatcttgtcgcccatttggtagtaaacaatgaatgtttatcgaattataaaaccgtaacctcgcgactctaaagtatttttttaaacactttttaaataatcgtttattttcttaaaatcTGTGTCTTAAATTTTCtactaataaaattaatacataGTAGGTAATAATAGCAGtaacaattttgaaatttaattgtCGCGTTAtattttcgttaaaaatatattaatgaCTTTGCTCCTAAACCAATCTAAAAATTACCTTCCGTCTGTAAGAAATACAATCATCTTGGCATAGTTGGATAATTCAGTTTGTGTCTCTGTCGCTCTCTTGCGGATAAAATGATTGGTTTCCGGTTGTAACGGAACgggggtggggaaaggtgTGGTGTCCTCCACCATTGTTTCGTTTTCTGCGGTGAAATGAAAATATAGTGTACCACTTGCTTGTTGTGGGTGGTTTGATATAAGCCTTGTCTAATGTTCCAAGCATGTAGTGTATGTTTTAAACGTATTTACCCACACAATCAATCAATATACAATCGAACTGTCGATTTTGTGTACTAAATAATATAAGTACTAAATATTCCGGCCAGGTGACAGTTGATTACCCCTTCTCACAACAGTATAATGACAAACCAGTTTCAACCGCCAATTACCTGGTAAAGACGGTAAATACGGCTCCATTATCGCAAATGCGGTCTGCAAAGCTACTAGCATGTTCGTGCCGCCTCTGGCGCTGACGGCATCCACGTAAGTAATTGCGTCGTTGATGCTGCGTGTTGAAGCTGTAGATAGAACACCACTGATCCAAGGCTCGGCTGTATCTCCAAAAACGACTATGTTGAAGTGGTCCTAGAAatcattgtaatatattagtaATATTTAGTGCATGCACTTACATATAGTGTATAATAAGTCCTGTGCAGTGGTATATAGTGGTTTAAGTACTACATGGACCACAAGATACAGCCATATACGTGGTGACGTGTGAGTGATCACGAGATGTATATATCCAATAACGAGTGTAGTTACCCGCCACGCAACAATAAACAGATtacataaattattataacCTGAAATTTTCATGTTCGTACCTCATTGTTGAGCGACCGCAAGGAATCTGCCAAAGCTTGCTTGACTTGTTTAAGCTTGTAGCCAAACATCGAACCTGAAGTATCGACCACAAATACAACTAACTTGGGGAAAGCAGCAAGTGATGGCGGGGCAAAGTGATGAGCAAAAAAACTGaatatatttggaaattagtacatagtactgtggggtaggatgggataaCAAAGGCACCTAAACCCTCTATTTCCTGaacttgtattttaacaacaagcaacgctattttaaagtCGTAAGGGCTTGGTTTtatgattttgtttgtttactaccaaatgggacgaaaaaaacgaaacacgtcccattttacctca
The DNA window shown above is from Ciona intestinalis chromosome 3, KH, whole genome shotgun sequence and carries:
- the LOC100187420 gene encoding uncharacterized protein LOC100187420, coding for MDRSMRHLLLLGCFLFVLFIVSSEAKTFRLRGLVRSRRNPNKVIRRQLGALNSRILLRRGGKFRIQKCGPILGTACAELANHCHSSVLSKRSITDKDQKPQLPAFRKRMAKKLKRSRRRRRCRQKKNCRKRKTLRRVQKPKQPLKVTCGVCRSYCW
- the LOC104265539 gene encoding inter-alpha-trypsin inhibitor heavy chain H5, with the protein product MFGDIAIHNGFFAHHFAPPSLAAFPKLVVFVVDTSGSMFGYKLKQVKQALADSLRSLNNEDHFNIVVFGDTAEPWISGVLSTASTRSINDAITYVDAVSARGGTNMLVALQTAFAIMEPYLPSLPENETMVEDTTPFPTPVPLQPETNHFIRKRATETQTELSNYAKMIVFLTDGRPTKDDVGTDDIASRIEKINGGRVNLHTIGFGSLVDMRFLEKLAALNGGVSRRVFESLDAATQIRHFFDEVSAPVLTDVTIEYAADKVGDVTTNDVDILFSGTEMVVAGKILEGEDLSGLDELGESRPRRQITGTLRGRSFENEIEMDFDIDPDATSSITESTHQIPDFTERLWAFLKVKMLLRSANIAPNETLKKSLREEALNMSLSHNFVTPLTSLVVVRPEDRRKIEEELRKEAEAEKKRLEEERRLEEEAKRIRKKKKMLLVSEDHRFKPEFTSSLRFDAPESSMRSRGGFSGDPHFIVPLTPKINLCFNWDGEDGEIFNLLYDPVSKVMVNGDIVAIKSPPGSMKTERTYISSLYIVIPHKNFKILVRPYNVTFMPVGAQPFTLPVTSPMTFRRKGITFQMHGITNTHARIDIVIDGLNFQVICRRNNRHQFSADHVDLAVRSSDFRFGEQVDGVIGQFLNSHVMLLDGDSTDDAVIRIDEQMGQVIRTTKRRPSGDGMVDCWFARNNAKGLTRRAHERYRVDDILYEPNY